The genomic stretch GCCGGTGGCGGGCTGCGCCCCCACTGCCTCGACCAGTGCGAGCGCTCCCGTCAGTGGCCGGACCATCACGACGAGGTCGCGGCCCGTCTCGAGCAGGCGCGCGCGAATCCTCGGCGCGCGATCGCGCGTGCGATCACGGGCGGGTGCGGCCGCCGGGACGCGCCCTGACCCGGGGGCCCGGCGAACCGGGCCCCCGGGACCGGCAGCGCTGCCCGGTCAGGGCGCGGTGGTCACGAACTTCAGCGTGCCGGGCGTGAGCTTCGTGGTGTCGAGCGTGTCGGCGTTCGTGAGGCCGGCGATCGTCAGCCCGTCGTTCGCCGCCTCGGGATGCGTGATCTTCAGCGCGGCCGGGAGGCCGTCGATGGCGACGCCGCCCGCGGCGTCGCCGCTGACGAGCACCGCGTCCGCGCCGGTGCTGCCCGTCGCCGTCACCGTGTCCGCGGCGCCGTCGCCGGTCGTCGCGCCCGACGCGGCGAGATCGACGTTCTCCGACGTCACGTCGGTGCCGCGCAGATCGCGCTGGACGAACGTGTCGGCGCCGCCGAGGGCCGCGGTGTCGATCTGCTCGACTCCGGCGAGGTCCATCGTGATGGCGCCGACGTTGCGGAAGAACCGTACGCGCGGCCCGTTGGCGGAGACGTCGAAGGCCTCCGCGGCGTTGGAGCCGTTGAAGACCATCCGATCGTGCCCGTCCTGCCCTTCGACGGTGTCGCTGCCGTCGCCCGGGTTCCAGACGAACGTGTCGTCCCCGGCGCCCAGGGCGCCGACGTCGGCTCCCATCCCGGGGGTAACCAGGTCGGCCCCGTCGCCGCCGGCGATCGTGTCCGCGCCGGCGCCGGTCGTGATGGTGTCGTCGCCCGTGCCGCCGTCGACGCTCAGCTGCGCCGCGTCGGCCGCCAACGCCGTCGTCGTCACGGTGTCGTCGCTCGCCAGTGCGTCGATCTCCAGCCCGTCGGCCGGCTCCAGGTGGGTCGCCTGGACCACAGCCCGGCCGCCGGTCACCGTGAGCGCGCCGGCCTGGCCGGAGGCGGTGATGTCGTCCTTGCCGCTCGTGCCGGCGACGACGAGGCGATCCGTCAGCCCGTCGCCGGTCGTCCCGCCGGGGGCGCCGGCGAAGTCGGTGTTCAGCGCCTCGAGGTCGGTGCCGCTCAGATCGCCGGCGACGAACGTGTCGGCACCGCCGAGCGTGGTCGTGTCGATCTGCTCGATCCCGCCGAGGTCCATGGTCACGGTGCCGACGTCGCGGGTGAACCGGACGCGCGAGCCGGCGGGCTCGGCGTCGAACCGCTCGGCGATGTTGGCGCCGTTGAACGTCAGGGCGTCGTGGCCGTCGCGGCCGTCGACGACGTCGCTGCCGTCGCCTGGGTCCCAGCTGACGCGGTCGTCGCCTGCGCCGAGGTCGACGACGTCGCTGCCCCTCCCCGGGTCGACGACGTCGTTGCCGTCCCGGCCGAGGAAGCGCTCGGCGCCCTGGCCGCCGGTGAGGACGTCGTTGCCCCGGCCACCGGCGATCGTCGTCGCCTCCGTGTCGGTGAAGACGCCGCGGGACTCGTCGATGCGGACGGCGTCGTCTCCACCGCGGGCCCGCACGCTGATCCGGTCGAATCGGCTGCGGTCGACGCTCGCGTCGGCCTGACCGTCGTCGCCGGCGTCGACCTCGAGCACACCGGGCTGGTTGGCCGCGAGGCGCAGGGCGATCCGGTCGCCGCGTTCCGTTCCACGCACGACCAGGGTGTGCCCGTTCACGGACACGCCGACGTTCGCCGGCTGCTTGGACGCGGCGTCCGCCTGGGTGGCGAGCGTCGCGACGGCGCCGGCCGCGATGGCGGCCACGAGCGCGAGACGCGCGGGCGACGCCAGGCGTGGACGGGGCTGTTGGTACGGGGGCTTGGGGGCCATGGGGCTCTCCTGTTCGGTTGCCTTCAAGACCGATGGCCGGGCCCGGTCGTTCCCGTGAGGTTCGCCACACATGGCGTTCGGCGACTCGCCGGTCAGCCGGCGGCCGTGTGGACCCAGGTTCGTCCCGCTAGCGTGCCGCGACCATGCGCCGTCTCCTCACGCTGCTCGTGCTCCTCGTCGCGCTCACCGCTCCCGCCGCTGCGGGCGCGGCGCTTCCCGCGACCGACATCCACATCGGTGCGGCCTTCTCCGCGACCGGCTCCGGCTCGACCTACGGCGGCCAGCAGGCGGACGCGGCGCGCCTCGCCGTGGACGAGGTCAACGCGTCGGGGGCGCTCGGCCCGGCCCGGCTGGTCCTCGACGTGCGCGACGACGGGTCGTCGGCGAGCCGGTCGACCGCGGCGTTCCAGCAGCTCATCGACGGCGGCGCCGTCGCGCTCCTCGGCCCCACGCTCTCCACGTCCGCGCTGGCTGCCGACCGGGTCGCCCAGGCGCGCGGCATCCCGGTCGTGAGCGTGTCGAACACCGGCGACGGCGTGCTGGACATCGGCGACTTCATCTTCCGCGTCGCGCTCTCCGAGCGCGCGGTCCTGCCCGTCACCGTCGCCGTCTCCCATCGCCGCCTGCGCTACCGCCGGGCCGCGATCGTGTGGGCGCGCGGCGACACGTACTCCCGCAGCGCCCGCGACGTCTTCCGGCGGTCGCTGCGCAAGCTGCGCGGCGTGCGCGTGGTGGCCGACCGCTCGTTCGCCCAGGGCTCTGCCGCGGGACACCGGACCGCGCTGCGCGACGTCGCGCAGCGCCGGCCCGACGCGCTCTTCATCGCCGCGCTGGCGCCCGACGTGATCGACCTCATGACGATCGCGCGCCGGACGCCCGCGCTGCGCGAAGTGCCGTTCGTCGGCGGCGACGCGTTCAACACGCCGGGGCTCATGGACCAGGCCGGCGACGTCGCCGAGGGCGCGATCTCCGGCACGGCCTGGATCGCCGGCGAGGACACGCCCGGCAACGCCGCCTTCGTGCGCACGTACCGAGAGCGGCTGGGCTACCAGCCCGACCAGTTCGCCGCCCAGGCCTACACCGGCGTGAAGCTGCTCGCAGCCGCGATCGTCCGCGCCGGGTCGGCCGACCCGCGCGCGATCCGCCGCGCGCTCGCCGGCCTGCGCGACGTCGACACCGTGCTCGGCCGCTTCTCGTTCGCGGCCGATCGCGAGCCGGTCTACGAGCCGGTCATCCAGCAGGTCCGCGACTACGGGTTCGTGAAGATCGGCGGCTGAGCGGCCGGGCGGCCGAGCGGCTGAGCGGCCGGGCTGCTGAGCGGCCGGGCGGCTGATCGGTCGGGCGGCTGAGCGGCCGGGCGGCTGATCGGTCGGGCGGTCACGTCAGGAGCGGTCGGCGGCCCGGTCGATGGGCGTGTCGGGTTGACCCCAGATGCGATGTCAATCCGCCACGGGCCCTGCGCCCGACCGCCCGCCACCGCGACCCTGTCGCGTTCACGGCGCTGCACGCCGTCAGCGCGACGGGACGGCCCGTCGTGGTCGCTGCTCATGTCGGCAGCTCCTCGCCGGCGCGCTCGCTGCTCATGTCGGCAGCTCCTCGCCGGCGCGCTCGCGCACCATGTACTCGGCGTACCACTCCGGCCAGTCGGGGTCCGCCTCGCCGGTTCGCGCCTCGTGCTCTCCGTGCGCGGCCGCCGCCCGCTTGAGGGCCTCGGTCAGGTCGCTCACGGACTCATAGGTCGTCGGCATCGGGCACGTCCTCCTTCGCTCCGGGCCCGTGGTGGGTTCGCCCGACCCTAGCCCGCGCCGAAGCACGTGACAACGGAAGTGAGGCGGTGTGGACCTCCGCCGGCCGCGCCGGATCGGCGTCGCCGGCGACAACAAGCACGGCGGCGGCTGCTTCGACTGGCGGCTGCTTCGACTGGCGGCTGCTTCGACTGGCGGCTGCTTCGACTGGCGGCTGCTTCGACTGGCGGCTGCTTCGACTGGCGGCTCGGCGGCCAGTGCAGCTCGAAGGGCAACGACTACCACTCGGACCTCTCCGCCGGCTCGCGCTGCGAGCCTGGGTCGAGTCGATCACCGTGGTGCGCGACCACCGCAGCCGACCGCGGCGGCGGAGGCGATCAGGTCGTGGCCGCGCTCGAGGACGGCGGCGCTGCGCTGCCCCGTCGCCGCCCGGTCGTCACAATCGCGGGGTGACCGTCCCGCCCGAGCACCGCGAGTTCGCCCGCCAGGTCGCGCTCTCGCAGGAGGTCGATCCGCGTCCGACGTTCGAGGCGCTGTCGGCCGCGACCGGCGTCCCGGTCGACGAGCTCGTCCACCACGCGCTGGTGCGGTGGGTGGCGGCGGGCGCCGAGGCGCTCATGGCGATCGAGCCGCCGGTGCTGCGGGACCTGATCGCGGCGCGCCGGCGAGAGGACTGGACGGCGGTCGGCGGGATCGTCGACTGGCTGGAAGCGGGCCTGTAGGTCAGACTGGCCGCGGCACGCCGGCACGCCGGCACGCCGGCACGCCGGCACGCCGGCACGCCGGCACTCCGGCACTCCGGCACGCCGGCACTCCGGCACTCCGGCGGGCCAACGCGGGATC from Capillimicrobium parvum encodes the following:
- a CDS encoding DUF6027 family protein; translation: MTVPPEHREFARQVALSQEVDPRPTFEALSAATGVPVDELVHHALVRWVAAGAEALMAIEPPVLRDLIAARRREDWTAVGGIVDWLEAGL
- a CDS encoding ABC transporter substrate-binding protein translates to MRRLLTLLVLLVALTAPAAAGAALPATDIHIGAAFSATGSGSTYGGQQADAARLAVDEVNASGALGPARLVLDVRDDGSSASRSTAAFQQLIDGGAVALLGPTLSTSALAADRVAQARGIPVVSVSNTGDGVLDIGDFIFRVALSERAVLPVTVAVSHRRLRYRRAAIVWARGDTYSRSARDVFRRSLRKLRGVRVVADRSFAQGSAAGHRTALRDVAQRRPDALFIAALAPDVIDLMTIARRTPALREVPFVGGDAFNTPGLMDQAGDVAEGAISGTAWIAGEDTPGNAAFVRTYRERLGYQPDQFAAQAYTGVKLLAAAIVRAGSADPRAIRRALAGLRDVDTVLGRFSFAADREPVYEPVIQQVRDYGFVKIGG
- a CDS encoding calcium-binding protein, whose product is MAPKPPYQQPRPRLASPARLALVAAIAAGAVATLATQADAASKQPANVGVSVNGHTLVVRGTERGDRIALRLAANQPGVLEVDAGDDGQADASVDRSRFDRISVRARGGDDAVRIDESRGVFTDTEATTIAGGRGNDVLTGGQGAERFLGRDGNDVVDPGRGSDVVDLGAGDDRVSWDPGDGSDVVDGRDGHDALTFNGANIAERFDAEPAGSRVRFTRDVGTVTMDLGGIEQIDTTTLGGADTFVAGDLSGTDLEALNTDFAGAPGGTTGDGLTDRLVVAGTSGKDDITASGQAGALTVTGGRAVVQATHLEPADGLEIDALASDDTVTTTALAADAAQLSVDGGTGDDTITTGAGADTIAGGDGADLVTPGMGADVGALGAGDDTFVWNPGDGSDTVEGQDGHDRMVFNGSNAAEAFDVSANGPRVRFFRNVGAITMDLAGVEQIDTAALGGADTFVQRDLRGTDVTSENVDLAASGATTGDGAADTVTATGSTGADAVLVSGDAAGGVAIDGLPAALKITHPEAANDGLTIAGLTNADTLDTTKLTPGTLKFVTTAP